The Streptomyces sp. NBC_00224 genome contains the following window.
CGCCCGCCAGGCAGCCGACTACACGGCGCCCCGAGTCAGCCAGGCGGTCGCCGCCACCCAGCCGGTCCGCGAGGAGGCCATGGCCCGCTCCACGGCCGCCCTGGCGGCGCTGCGCGGCCAGATCTCCCCGCGCCAGATCGAGAAGCTGGCGAAGAAGCAGCGGCGCCGGGCCCGGGCCGGACGCGTCGCCAAGGGCCTCGCGGTCGTCGGCATCCTGGCGGGCGGCGCCGTCGCCGCGTGGAAGTGGTGGGACAAGCAGGCCAACCCTGACTGGCTGGTCGAGCCCCCGGCCCCCACCGAGGTCGCCGAGCGGACCCCGCTGAGCTCGGTCGACGGCAGCGGCTCCCTCGACCCGGAGGTCCAGGCCAAGGAGGCCGAGGAGGCCGAATACGGCGACGAGCGCGGCGGCGGCCACTGACCCCGGGCCACCGGCCGTACGTAACGAAGCGGCGGGTGCCGTGGACCATCGGTCCACGGCACCCGCCGTCGTCGTGCTGTGGAGCCTAGGGGAGTCGAACCCCTGACATCTGCCATGCAAAGACAGCGCTCTACCAACTGAGCTAAGGCCCCGGAAAGGTGATGCGCAGACCAGAGTACCGGGTGGAACCGGGTATCCCGCAAAAGGATTGGGACTCCCGATAGACGACCACTCTCCGTAAGATGCTCGTC
Protein-coding sequences here:
- a CDS encoding DUF5324 family protein — encoded protein: MTRMDSVRAATGSAKESVLHAAEVVAPYADSARSQAAHYAHETRVRLAPKVAKAAQQARSQAHLQYDSYLAPHVPPKVDEVAREAAARSRRAARQAADYTAPRVSQAVAATQPVREEAMARSTAALAALRGQISPRQIEKLAKKQRRRARAGRVAKGLAVVGILAGGAVAAWKWWDKQANPDWLVEPPAPTEVAERTPLSSVDGSGSLDPEVQAKEAEEAEYGDERGGGH